From Streptomyces cyaneogriseus subsp. noncyanogenus, the proteins below share one genomic window:
- a CDS encoding WhiB family transcriptional regulator has product MGWVTDWSAQAACRTTDPDELFVQGAAQNRAKAVCTGCPVRTECLADALDNRVEFGVWGGMTERERRALLRRRPTVTSWRRLLETARSEYERGARVMPLDEDVCGSYAAVS; this is encoded by the coding sequence ATGGGCTGGGTAACCGACTGGAGTGCGCAGGCTGCCTGCCGCACTACCGATCCGGATGAACTGTTCGTTCAGGGAGCAGCGCAGAACAGGGCCAAGGCGGTGTGCACCGGATGCCCGGTACGCACCGAATGCCTGGCCGACGCGCTGGACAACCGCGTCGAATTCGGCGTCTGGGGAGGCATGACGGAGCGGGAGCGCCGCGCACTGCTGCGCCGGCGACCCACCGTCACCTCCTGGCGCCGGCTGCTGGAGACCGCGCGGTCGGAGTACGAGCGAGGGGCCCGCGTCATGCCTCTCGACGAGGACGTCTGCGGGAGCTACGCGGCCGTGAGCTGA